A stretch of the Juglans regia cultivar Chandler unplaced genomic scaffold, Walnut 2.0 Scaffold_768, whole genome shotgun sequence genome encodes the following:
- the LOC118346359 gene encoding GDSL esterase/lipase At1g71691-like, producing the protein MHRHTVHKHPFMAKYLRSSTSLLVFLIMVFMINSASGQGGSGREMVPAMFIFGDSLIDNGNNNNLPSFAKANYFPYGIDFNGGPTGRFSNGYTMVDEIAELLGLPLIPAYSQASGEQVLHGVNYASAAAGILDITGRNFVGRIPFDEQIGNFQSTLDQITDSLGADDAARAIGRCIFFVGMGSNDYLNNYLMPNFPTRNQYNAQQYADFLAAQYTQQLTKLYNLGARKFVLAGLGLMGCIPSILAQSPSGTCSEEVNLLVQPFNANVKTMINNLSANLPGVRFTYMDVAHMFEDIVANARTYGFSVVNRGCCGIGRNRGQITCLPFQTPCSDRDQYVFWDAFHPTEKVNIIMARKGFNGDQTFIYPMNIEQLANLDNEIN; encoded by the exons atGCACAGACACACAGTACACAAACACCCATTCATGGCTAAATATTTGAGGTCATCTACCAGCTTGCTGGTGTTTTTGATCATGGTGTTCATGATCAATTCAGCTTCAGGCCAAGGTGGAAGTGGGAGAGAGATGGTGCCTGCCATGTTCATATTCGGAGACTCTCTCATTGACAATGGCAACAATAACAACCTTCCTTCCTTTGCCAAGGCCAACTATTTCCCTTACGGCATTGATTTCAATGGCGGCCCTACCGGCCGTTTCTCCAATGGCTACACCATGGTCGATGAAATAG CTGAGTTGCTTGGACTACCTTTGATTCCTGCATACTCTCAAGCTTCCGGTGAACAAGTTCTTCACGGAGTTAACTACGCCTCTGCGGCCGCCGGAATCCTCGATATCACTGGAAGGAATTTT GTGGGTCGCATACCGTTCGATGAACAGATCGGAAACTTCCAGAGCACGCTCGATCAGATAACGGATAGTCTAGGTGCAGATGATGCTGCCCGGGCAATCGGACGGTGCATATTTTTCGTTGGGATGGGCAGTAATGACTACCTAAACAACTACCTTATGCCGAATTTCCCAACCAGGAATCAGTACAATGCACAACAATATGCTGATTTCTTGGCCGCACAGTACACCCAACAACTCACC AAACTGTACAATCTTGGAGCCAGGAAATTTGTTCTAGCAGGGCTTGGCTTAATGGGTTGCATTCCGAGCATCTTGGCTCAAAGCCCAAGTGGAACTTGCTCAGAAGAAGTCAATCTTCTTGTTCAACCTTTTAATGCAAACGTGAAGACAATGATCAACAACCTCAGTGCCAATCTACCAGGAGTCAGATTCACTTATATGGACGTTGCCCATATGTTTGAAGACATCGTCGCCAATGCTAGAACTTATG GATTTAGTGTTGTAAATCGTGGTTGCTGTGGCATCGGGCGAAACAGAGGTCAGATCACATGTCTTCCGTTCCAAACACCATGTTCAGACCGAGACCAGTATGTGTTCTGGGACGCATTTCACCCAACAGAAAAGGTTAACATCATCATGGCGAGGAAGGGTTTCAATGGAGACCAAACCTTTATTTATCCGATGAATATCGAGCAGCTTGCAAATCTCGATAATGAGATTAATTAA